In the genome of Xanthomonas hortorum pv. pelargonii, the window GTCTGCTTACGATCGTGATCGGCCCACACCCTGACTTGTCACCAGGGCAGCGAAGGGCTATCGAGCTCGACTACGAAATGGTCGATGGGCAATTGGCCATATCAACTCGCCAATGCTTGGCCTACTACCTCTTACGGCGACTCGGAGTTCACCGTCGCACGGAAGACTTGCCAGGCAACGAACAGCAGATTGTTCTTCTGAATCGCGCAGAGCTTGCTCAACATGTGCCAGGCCTTATTGAATCGTGACACGTAGCCGGCCTTTGGAAGCTAAAACTGCGCCCAAGAACTTGATGAAGTTGCGACTTTAGTCACTTAGTTTTGGTGAGTAGCTTTCCACGTGGCCGAGACTCGAAGACACAGCGAGTGCTTAGATACGGCACGGCCGGCATCAGCCTTCAGCTGACTCCGCAATTTCGCGCAAACGTTTCAGTGCTTCTTTTTGCTTCGCGGCGGGAAGCTTGGCGACCAGCAGAATGACCTCCGCGAGGAGGTCTGACGTCGCATGAAAGTAAGCCACCGGCAAATCCAGCGCCTTTGCTAAGGCCTCAGCCGTCGCAGGGTCCGGGTCATGTTGCCCCGTCTCGTAGCGGCTCACGCGCGTGGCTCCCGACACCGAGTCCACCATCCCAATGCGCTCCGCCAGCTCGGCTTGTGTCCAGCCCATGGCCATCCGCGCATGGCGCAGACGCGTGCCATAGACCGTGGCCGGTGTCTTGGGTTTGGGCATCGAGAAGATTGCACGAAAGCTGAATTCCCTCAGTGTGCCGCTTGGAAGCGGGCGACTCATCTGCGATTATCGTAAATGCTGCCAGACCGGCGGTCTACAGGGGCTTTTCGTATGAAGCACACAGGACAAGGAGCGTTCGCTGCGCTCGTGGCGTTGACGCTCGTCTCTCCACTCAGTGTCCAAGCACAAGAGGTGCCGGAGCAGAAGTCCGGCTTCTTTCGTCAGCTCGGCAAGGGCTT includes:
- a CDS encoding helix-turn-helix domain-containing protein, giving the protein MPKPKTPATVYGTRLRHARMAMGWTQAELAERIGMVDSVSGATRVSRYETGQHDPDPATAEALAKALDLPVAYFHATSDLLAEVILLVAKLPAAKQKEALKRLREIAESAEG